The Methanoregula boonei 6A8 genome has a window encoding:
- the cfbD gene encoding Ni-sirohydrochlorin a,c-diamide reductive cyclase catalytic subunit: MPSRFMHPRPSSIVAALYTARDLEVDVAILHGPSGCSFKHARLLEEDGMRVLTTALADNEFVFGGQKPLEEVLRYAEDHFAPKKIAVIGTCVSMIIGEDLQAAIDSAGITTPTIAVDIHAGFTENIAGVLATLEAAAGAGWISADELARQHRLMGKANEVEKLRGAASQEYLEPSRGDLKHVAAQRLIECAKSGAKGVAILNAKKETAYMFADELIALHDACPDADITYIANLDNGGLPKVRADAGRILAEMEKRGIHPELIGALDEYGANGDALGARIREIAPAFALIVGVPHAIPPEYTNGIECFSVTNGPRQVAPLKAIGHRHVLVEIDLHPRTLGVREIVESEFGAVVRSLAR, translated from the coding sequence ATGCCTTCACGATTCATGCACCCCCGCCCGAGCTCGATTGTGGCCGCCCTCTATACCGCACGTGACCTCGAAGTGGATGTCGCCATCCTGCACGGCCCCTCGGGCTGCTCTTTCAAGCACGCCCGTCTTCTCGAAGAGGACGGGATGAGGGTGCTTACGACAGCGCTTGCGGACAACGAGTTTGTCTTTGGCGGCCAGAAGCCGCTCGAAGAAGTGCTGAGGTATGCCGAGGACCATTTTGCTCCCAAAAAGATAGCCGTGATCGGGACCTGCGTTTCTATGATCATCGGTGAGGACCTGCAGGCCGCCATTGACAGCGCCGGGATCACTACCCCGACAATTGCCGTTGATATTCACGCGGGCTTTACCGAGAATATTGCCGGCGTGCTCGCGACACTTGAGGCGGCGGCCGGAGCCGGATGGATCAGTGCCGATGAGCTTGCCCGCCAGCACCGGCTCATGGGAAAGGCAAATGAGGTGGAGAAACTCCGGGGCGCTGCCTCGCAGGAGTACCTGGAGCCCTCGCGGGGCGATCTCAAGCACGTAGCTGCACAGCGCCTTATCGAGTGTGCAAAGAGCGGGGCAAAAGGGGTCGCGATCCTGAACGCGAAAAAAGAGACCGCATACATGTTTGCCGATGAACTGATCGCTCTCCACGATGCCTGCCCGGATGCGGATATCACCTATATTGCGAACCTGGACAACGGAGGCCTGCCCAAGGTGCGGGCGGACGCCGGTCGTATCCTTGCGGAAATGGAGAAACGCGGAATTCATCCTGAGCTCATCGGTGCGCTGGATGAATACGGGGCAAACGGCGATGCACTCGGGGCCCGGATCCGGGAGATTGCACCCGCGTTTGCACTTATCGTCGGCGTCCCGCATGCAATCCCCCCGGAGTACACAAACGGTATCGAGTGCTTCTCGGTGACAAACGGCCCGCGGCAGGTGGCGCCCCTCAAGGCCATCGGTCACCGGCATGTGCTCGTGGAGATCGACCTCCACCCGCGGACGCTGGGCGTGCGCGAGATTGTGGAAAGCGAGTTTGGGGCAGTAGTTCGGAGCCTTGCGCGATGA
- the cfbB gene encoding Ni-sirohydrochlorin a,c-diamide synthase, with product MKSLLITGDRSGSGKTSITLALAALLKKRGTVQTFKVGMDYIDPSYLAAVSGRPCRNLDNFALGDGQIRGIFAHGCKGADIALVEGVRGLYEGAEALDDTGSTAAIAKVLDLPVVLVVSAQSITRSAAAIVKGFQAFDPDIRIAGIILNQVKGGSHREKATRAIEHYCGVPVIGAIPRMEEMQLAMRHLGLVPYREGAGCGDFDERIRTITGIIGDHVDIDRLLALAKEGTPSARDTLFEPAPEQDIRIAVAYDEAFNFYYADLFDLLPALGATVEQFSPVHDRLPESDGYIIGGGYPELFVPELERNDRMREAIHDVSRNGTPVYAECGGLMYLTDRMVLKEGWQGRKTELSGEMCGIFKGETVMPAKRVVSYVEGTSSKDSPVGAARFRGHEFHYSGVTLDPSTKYAYRLSRGIGIHDTLDGAVRDNTLGSYTHLHPVGSSEMFRHFTDLCRSRR from the coding sequence ATGAAGTCCCTCCTCATAACGGGTGACCGGTCCGGCAGCGGGAAGACCAGCATCACCCTTGCATTAGCTGCGCTCTTAAAAAAGCGGGGAACGGTCCAGACATTCAAAGTCGGGATGGACTACATCGATCCTTCGTACCTTGCAGCAGTCTCGGGCCGGCCCTGCCGGAACCTGGACAACTTTGCCCTTGGTGACGGGCAGATCCGGGGTATCTTTGCCCACGGATGCAAAGGCGCAGACATCGCGCTTGTGGAAGGTGTCCGGGGACTGTACGAGGGTGCAGAGGCACTGGACGACACCGGGAGCACCGCCGCCATTGCAAAAGTCCTTGATCTCCCGGTCGTGCTCGTGGTCTCGGCCCAGAGCATCACCCGGAGCGCGGCTGCGATCGTGAAAGGTTTTCAGGCATTTGATCCCGATATCCGGATCGCCGGCATTATCCTCAACCAGGTCAAGGGCGGATCGCACCGGGAGAAAGCTACGCGGGCGATTGAGCACTACTGCGGCGTTCCCGTGATTGGCGCCATCCCCCGGATGGAGGAGATGCAGCTTGCCATGCGCCATCTCGGCCTTGTCCCGTACCGCGAGGGCGCGGGCTGCGGGGATTTTGACGAACGGATCCGGACGATCACCGGGATCATCGGGGACCACGTGGACATCGACCGGCTCCTTGCGCTTGCAAAAGAGGGTACGCCATCAGCAAGGGACACGCTCTTTGAGCCTGCACCGGAGCAGGACATCCGGATCGCTGTTGCCTACGATGAGGCGTTTAACTTCTATTATGCCGATCTCTTCGATCTTCTTCCAGCGCTCGGAGCAACAGTCGAGCAGTTCAGCCCGGTCCATGACCGGCTTCCCGAGTCGGACGGCTACATCATTGGGGGAGGTTACCCGGAGCTTTTTGTCCCGGAGCTTGAGAGAAACGATCGTATGCGGGAGGCAATCCATGATGTTTCCCGGAACGGGACACCGGTCTATGCCGAGTGCGGCGGGCTCATGTACCTCACTGACCGGATGGTGTTAAAAGAGGGATGGCAGGGCAGGAAAACGGAACTCTCCGGGGAGATGTGCGGGATTTTCAAAGGAGAGACCGTGATGCCGGCAAAGAGGGTGGTCAGCTACGTGGAGGGGACAAGCAGCAAAGACTCACCCGTGGGTGCTGCCCGGTTCCGGGGCCACGAGTTCCATTATTCCGGGGTTACGCTTGACCCCTCCACGAAATACGCGTACCGCCTCTCGCGGGGGATCGGCATCCATGACACCCTCGATGGTGCGGTACGCGACAATACGCTGGGGAGTTACACTCACCTCCACCCGGTCGGGAGCAGCGAGATGTTCCGGCACTTTACCGATCTCTGCCGTAGTCGCCGGTAA
- a CDS encoding HNH endonuclease signature motif containing protein: MIKKKRTEIPADISAKVLFDSNRTCCVCRNDSKQVIIHHLDENPSNNKLDNLAVLCLECHGKTHTRGGFDRKLDADQIKLYREDWLRLVLQQRAIFTLEDTEPPFATGELELITSQAEIFKEHRQYVLLAGLYHSINNLELRDKYIELALKKKQPDSTIIWLRCLQNKQELIPEAVLKRNFDTYLKNKDYLQMGRLNYDLKRFDQAAIDYIDGIHHAIHQYDSAFTAAFYLKEFVEKNLIETLFIKAFKQASNDGDLWWQIRALQELGWDDALNEFLLKNADAIEKGGDIRMKSMVAAAKGQYDRSIELEKQLASLARDTD, encoded by the coding sequence ATGATAAAGAAAAAACGGACTGAAATTCCTGCTGATATATCAGCTAAAGTTTTGTTTGACTCGAATAGGACATGCTGTGTATGCAGAAATGACTCAAAACAAGTCATCATTCATCATCTTGATGAGAATCCCTCCAATAATAAGTTGGATAATTTAGCGGTTCTTTGTCTTGAATGTCATGGTAAAACGCATACTCGTGGTGGCTTTGATAGGAAGTTAGATGCCGATCAAATCAAATTATACCGTGAAGATTGGCTTAGGTTAGTCTTACAGCAAAGAGCAATATTTACGCTTGAAGACACTGAACCGCCATTTGCCACTGGAGAATTAGAACTGATAACGTCTCAAGCAGAAATTTTCAAAGAACATAGGCAATATGTATTATTAGCGGGATTGTATCATTCAATTAACAACCTAGAATTACGTGATAAATACATTGAGCTAGCCTTAAAGAAGAAGCAACCCGATTCAACTATAATTTGGCTAAGATGTCTCCAAAACAAACAAGAATTAATTCCTGAAGCTGTTTTGAAAAGAAATTTTGATACATACTTAAAAAATAAAGACTATTTGCAAATGGGACGATTAAATTACGACTTAAAGAGATTTGATCAGGCTGCTATTGATTACATCGATGGTATACATCATGCAATTCATCAATATGACTCTGCTTTTACTGCCGCCTTTTATTTGAAAGAATTTGTCGAAAAGAATCTAATTGAGACTCTTTTTATTAAAGCGTTTAAACAAGCTTCTAATGATGGCGATTTGTGGTGGCAAATACGAGCCCTACAAGAGTTAGGGTGGGATGATGCTTTAAACGAGTTCCTCCTAAAAAATGCCGATGCAATTGAAAAGGGAGGAGATATTCGGATGAAAAGTATGGTGGCGGCCGCAAAGGGACAGTATGATAGATCTATTGAATTAGAAAAACAACTTGCCTCATTAGCAAGGGATACAGATTAA
- a CDS encoding PKD domain-containing protein yields the protein MKYAKATITAIIVTIALLNIGGLAYADDIALSPNQSVFGEISFNTTIPSSPSEIPIIASTTNTGDIIQSWSPDLMQEQQNVTSEADAPQAAMAVLNENGGVPSGAVLSYVKTVYLTGYNIQTGQTTSQTPLLTQVAYSREINGMPVGGPGGIIDISLGENGENLGLLKVWRTATPVGSQKVITADEAIDKLLNGELIQTPQDPVNVTINNISLGYYETGASDQQDYFEPVWIFYANTSSGDPIDFYVYARHFANFTAEPTNVSMWQAVNFTDTSDTNTTQWYWDFGDGTNSTLENPEHIYSAPGNYTVNLTAWNDISSDTLSKPDLISVSYKKPLNSNFTASPTNASIGDTISFTDSSDALPTQWYWDFGDGTNSTLENPTHAYESGGYYTVNLTAGNSFGNDTLSRLNYIYIYPYPTPVAGFVSNYTSQNRFTPLAVAFNDTSSGNITAWSWDFGDGTNSADQNPIHIFNVSPGTLFGSYTVNLTVTDDFGRSSAYQDYIHVKQALSPDFTAEPVSGPVPLNVTFTDITPNGNLASGNEWDFGDGNDTGELNPSVTTISHEYDSPGTYNVTLYYYVNEPFFTSVVKGIHPNNIGGWLDTYSTTKTYCINVTSPQSPIADFTANVTTGKEPLTVSFNDTSTGFPTSWNWTFGDSGNSTDQNPVYTYQNAGTYSVSLIVVNDNGRNSTTKTDYISVLPRASPAANFTANVTTGTAPLAVAFTDTSTNNPTGWNWTFGDGALSDQQNPTHVYSEPGNYSVNLQVINADGTNSLLKTDYVSVYLTETVVTLQPAPPNPPLANFTANVTQGKTPLGVAFMDTSTGFPANWTWDFGDGTSAITQNPAHLYSTAGSYNVSLTASNVYGSNQTLRIGYITVLPRTPPVANFTANVTSGYVPLGVLFTDLSTNSPTSWYWDFGDGTNATTQNPTHAYTAAGSYSVSLKVANPDGNNTTIRSNYISVSAIASSPVANFTAKPTCGNAPLSVVFNDTSTGSPTSWNWNFGDGTNATTQNPVHIYTSSGKYNVSLTVSNAGGSNTLTRQNYVTVSGGSLKSPTANFEGIPTCGKTPLTVTFADLSTGSPTSWYWNFGDGTNATTQNPVHTYTTPGKYTVSLKVTNAAGSDTKVRQDYVSVSSSKPVVADFSGTPTYGKSPLRVLFTDQSTGSPTSWYWNFGDGTNATTQNPVHTYTIAGRFTISLTAGNPKGNSTKTRVDYISVSSGGWSTPTITPTQTCTIVPPHPCTKISESIEDNKVRLTWDRISDPQLRSYYVVISKNNPNPSYPDDGYVTGTIDPGTNFTDIDTTMLYHGGDFGGHLIPGEKYYFSVASVYNDNTVVPGNPVLLTWPDSAKYFTGNDSAKQGIGGSQ from the coding sequence ATGAAATATGCAAAAGCGACAATAACTGCAATAATTGTCACTATCGCATTATTAAACATTGGGGGTTTAGCATACGCCGATGATATCGCACTTTCTCCCAATCAATCCGTCTTCGGTGAGATCAGTTTCAATACCACAATTCCTTCGTCCCCATCGGAGATTCCCATTATTGCCTCAACAACGAATACGGGAGATATCATACAATCCTGGAGCCCGGATCTGATGCAGGAACAGCAGAATGTGACTTCTGAAGCGGATGCTCCACAGGCTGCGATGGCTGTATTAAATGAAAATGGTGGAGTACCGAGTGGAGCCGTTTTATCTTATGTCAAAACAGTGTATCTTACCGGGTATAACATACAAACAGGACAGACAACCAGCCAGACGCCGCTCCTCACCCAGGTCGCATACTCTCGTGAAATAAACGGAATGCCGGTTGGTGGCCCGGGAGGGATTATTGATATCTCTCTTGGGGAAAACGGTGAAAATCTCGGTCTGTTAAAGGTATGGAGAACCGCAACACCAGTGGGTTCCCAAAAAGTCATTACAGCAGATGAGGCTATCGATAAATTGCTGAATGGAGAATTGATCCAGACCCCTCAGGATCCGGTTAATGTAACTATAAACAACATCTCACTTGGATATTATGAAACGGGAGCAAGTGATCAACAGGATTACTTCGAACCGGTGTGGATTTTTTATGCCAATACGTCATCAGGGGATCCCATCGATTTTTACGTTTATGCCCGGCACTTCGCCAACTTTACTGCAGAGCCAACAAATGTTTCCATGTGGCAGGCTGTGAACTTCACTGACACCTCGGATACCAACACAACGCAATGGTACTGGGACTTTGGCGACGGGACTAATTCGACATTGGAGAATCCCGAGCACATATACTCAGCACCGGGTAATTACACGGTGAATCTTACTGCATGGAACGACATTTCAAGCGATACCCTATCAAAACCGGATTTAATCAGCGTTTCCTATAAGAAACCCCTCAATTCCAACTTCACTGCAAGCCCCACCAATGCCTCTATTGGAGATACCATATCGTTCACTGACTCCTCCGACGCATTGCCAACACAATGGTACTGGGACTTTGGGGATGGTACCAACTCGACGTTAGAAAACCCCACGCATGCCTATGAATCCGGCGGATACTATACAGTTAACCTCACCGCCGGGAATAGTTTCGGGAACGACACCCTCTCCCGGTTGAATTATATCTATATCTATCCGTACCCGACCCCGGTTGCGGGGTTCGTATCAAATTATACCTCCCAGAACAGATTTACCCCACTTGCTGTGGCCTTTAATGATACCTCCAGTGGAAATATCACCGCTTGGAGTTGGGATTTCGGAGACGGAACAAATTCTGCTGATCAGAATCCCATTCACATCTTCAACGTATCTCCGGGAACTTTATTCGGATCTTATACCGTAAACCTCACAGTCACCGATGATTTCGGAAGATCGTCAGCATATCAGGATTACATCCATGTCAAACAGGCATTATCACCGGATTTCACGGCAGAACCAGTCAGCGGCCCAGTGCCGCTAAACGTCACATTCACCGACATCACGCCGAACGGGAATCTCGCATCAGGCAATGAATGGGATTTTGGGGATGGAAACGATACCGGTGAACTAAATCCGTCGGTAACCACAATTTCGCATGAATACGACTCGCCAGGAACTTATAATGTAACACTGTACTATTATGTCAACGAACCATTCTTCACTTCCGTGGTCAAGGGAATCCATCCCAATAATATTGGAGGATGGCTTGATACATATTCCACCACCAAGACATACTGCATCAATGTCACTTCACCGCAGTCACCAATAGCGGATTTCACTGCCAACGTTACTACGGGAAAGGAACCGCTTACCGTCTCGTTTAACGATACTTCGACGGGTTTCCCGACATCATGGAACTGGACCTTTGGCGATTCCGGAAACTCTACTGATCAAAATCCTGTCTATACCTACCAGAATGCAGGCACGTACTCCGTTTCATTGATCGTGGTAAATGATAATGGCCGCAACTCAACAACGAAAACCGATTATATTTCGGTTCTTCCACGCGCGTCCCCGGCAGCTAATTTCACGGCAAATGTCACGACGGGGACAGCACCTCTTGCGGTTGCATTCACAGATACTTCAACCAATAATCCAACCGGGTGGAACTGGACCTTTGGGGATGGCGCCTTATCGGATCAACAAAATCCCACCCATGTTTATTCAGAACCCGGAAACTATTCAGTTAATCTCCAGGTGATCAACGCAGATGGTACAAACAGCCTGCTCAAGACCGATTACGTCTCGGTCTATCTTACAGAAACCGTCGTAACATTGCAGCCTGCGCCGCCAAATCCCCCTCTCGCCAACTTCACTGCTAATGTCACCCAGGGAAAGACGCCGCTGGGTGTTGCATTCATGGATACTTCGACCGGGTTCCCCGCCAACTGGACCTGGGACTTCGGTGATGGGACAAGTGCCATAACTCAAAACCCGGCCCACCTCTACAGTACCGCAGGTTCATACAATGTTTCATTGACTGCATCGAACGTATATGGGAGTAACCAGACCCTCAGGATCGGTTACATTACTGTACTTCCACGCACGCCCCCAGTTGCAAATTTCACGGCGAACGTAACTTCAGGATATGTACCTCTTGGTGTATTATTTACTGATTTATCCACTAATTCGCCAACCAGTTGGTACTGGGACTTTGGCGACGGGACAAATGCAACCACCCAGAACCCAACCCATGCGTATACGGCAGCAGGATCTTATTCCGTCTCCTTGAAAGTCGCTAATCCTGATGGAAATAACACTACCATCAGATCGAATTACATTTCGGTCTCGGCCATTGCATCATCCCCTGTTGCTAATTTTACCGCAAAGCCAACTTGCGGGAATGCACCACTGAGTGTAGTGTTCAATGATACTTCAACCGGTTCTCCGACAAGCTGGAACTGGAATTTCGGCGATGGGACTAATGCCACAACCCAAAACCCGGTTCATATCTACACTTCTTCCGGAAAATACAACGTATCTCTGACCGTGTCAAATGCCGGGGGAAGCAATACTCTGACCCGACAGAATTACGTAACCGTGAGTGGCGGATCGTTAAAATCACCTACTGCAAACTTTGAAGGAATACCCACCTGCGGAAAAACACCGCTCACTGTGACCTTTGCGGATTTGTCAACCGGTTCCCCGACCAGTTGGTACTGGAATTTCGGTGATGGAACCAATGCCACAACCCAAAACCCGGTTCATACATATACAACTCCGGGAAAGTATACGGTCTCCTTGAAAGTAACGAATGCCGCAGGAAGTGATACGAAAGTACGGCAGGACTATGTTTCTGTCAGCAGCTCCAAACCCGTTGTCGCTGATTTCAGTGGTACACCAACGTATGGGAAATCTCCCCTCAGGGTATTATTCACTGACCAATCAACCGGTTCCCCGACCAGTTGGTACTGGAATTTCGGTGATGGAACCAATGCGACCACTCAAAACCCGGTGCACACCTATACAATAGCGGGGAGATTTACGATCTCTCTGACAGCAGGTAATCCAAAGGGAAATTCGACAAAAACCCGGGTGGATTATATCTCGGTCTCTTCAGGGGGATGGTCAACACCAACCATAACACCCACACAGACCTGTACGATTGTCCCGCCGCACCCGTGCACCAAAATTTCTGAATCTATCGAAGACAACAAAGTCCGGCTTACCTGGGATCGGATTTCAGATCCTCAACTTCGAAGTTATTATGTGGTAATTTCGAAGAATAACCCTAACCCCAGCTATCCCGATGACGGATACGTGACAGGGACCATTGATCCGGGTACGAATTTCACGGACATTGATACAACAATGCTCTATCATGGCGGGGACTTTGGAGGCCATCTGATACCCGGGGAAAAATATTATTTCAGTGTTGCGTCAGTATACAATGACAATACGGTAGTACCGGGAAATCCTGTCCTGCTGACTTGGCCGGATTCCGCAAAATATTTTACCGGGAATGACTCTGCTAAACAAGGGATCGGTGGATCGCAATAA